One window from the genome of Amycolatopsis sp. NBC_01480 encodes:
- a CDS encoding DMT family transporter gives MGAYLYLALAIAAEVTATVSLKLSDGFSRLGPSILVVIGYGVAFFALSQVLKLGLPIGVAYAVWAAAGVALVAIVGVLFLKEPFNLAMAAGLVLVIGGVVLIEVGSSQ, from the coding sequence ATGGGTGCTTACTTGTACCTCGCTTTGGCCATCGCCGCAGAAGTGACCGCGACCGTGTCGCTCAAACTCTCCGACGGGTTCTCCCGCCTCGGCCCCTCGATCCTCGTGGTGATCGGTTACGGCGTGGCGTTTTTCGCGCTGTCACAGGTGCTGAAGCTCGGGCTGCCGATCGGCGTGGCGTACGCGGTCTGGGCCGCGGCGGGCGTGGCGCTGGTCGCGATCGTCGGGGTGCTGTTCCTCAAGGAGCCGTTCAACCTCGCGATGGCCGCCGGGCTGGTGCTCGTGATCGGCGGCGTGGTGCTGATCGAGGTGGGGAGCAGCCAGTGA